A single region of the Devosia sp. FJ2-5-3 genome encodes:
- the trpA gene encoding tryptophan synthase subunit alpha, giving the protein MTTRIDTRFADLKAANRPALVTFIMAGDPDLATGQAILNALPQAGADIIELGMPFSDPMADGVAIQLGGQRALASGQTLRGVLGMVEEFRRKDETTPIVLMGYYNPIYIFGVDAFLAAAKEAGVDGLIVVDLPPEEDDELCLPALKAGINFIRLTTPTTDDKRLPAVLANTSGFVYYVSMTGVTGAAIKSRGAVGEAVARIKGHTDLPVAVGFGIKTAEDAAEIGQHADGIVIGSVLVDAVRNSLIDGKATDRTVEAVRTIVADLASGVKRARS; this is encoded by the coding sequence ATGACCACTCGTATTGACACCAGATTTGCCGATCTCAAGGCCGCCAACCGCCCGGCGCTCGTGACCTTCATCATGGCCGGCGATCCGGATCTGGCGACGGGGCAGGCCATTCTCAACGCCCTGCCCCAGGCCGGCGCCGATATCATCGAGCTGGGCATGCCCTTTTCCGATCCGATGGCCGATGGCGTCGCCATCCAGCTCGGGGGGCAACGTGCCCTGGCCAGTGGCCAGACCCTGCGCGGCGTGCTCGGCATGGTCGAAGAGTTCCGCCGCAAGGACGAGACTACGCCGATCGTGCTGATGGGCTATTACAACCCCATCTATATCTTCGGCGTCGACGCGTTTCTGGCGGCCGCCAAGGAAGCCGGGGTCGACGGGCTGATCGTGGTCGATCTGCCGCCAGAGGAAGACGACGAACTCTGCCTTCCAGCGCTCAAGGCGGGGATCAATTTCATTCGCCTCACCACCCCGACGACCGACGACAAGCGTCTGCCGGCCGTGCTCGCCAACACATCGGGCTTTGTCTACTATGTGTCGATGACGGGCGTAACCGGCGCGGCGATCAAGTCGCGCGGCGCCGTCGGCGAAGCCGTGGCGCGCATCAAGGGCCACACCGATTTGCCGGTGGCGGTTGGTTTTGGCATCAAGACAGCCGAAGACGCTGCCGAAATCGGCCAGCATGCCGACGGCATCGTTATCGGCTCGGTCCTGGTCGATGCCGTGCGTAATTCGCTAATCGACGGCAAGGCCACCGACAGGACTGTGGAAGCGGTGCGCACTATCGTTGCCGACCTCGCCAGCGGCGTCAAACGCGCCCGCTCTTAA
- the accD gene encoding acetyl-CoA carboxylase, carboxyltransferase subunit beta, with protein sequence MNWIDNFVRPKIRSFLSNKRDTPENLWVKDPESGEMVFYRDLEANQWVVPNSGYHMKIKPTDRLKTFLDDGAYDLIPVASVPVDPLKFRDQKRYTDRLKENRAKTGFEDSVIVAVGRLYERDITVAIQDFDFMGGSLGMAAGQGIITGLETAVERKTPFVLFVSSGGARMQEGVLSLMQMPRTTVAVLRLREAGLPFFVVLTNPTTGGVTASYAMLGDVHLAEPGALIGFAGQRVIEQTIREKLPKGFQRSEYLYEHGMVDMVVHRHNLRSTIGSLASILTRGPEHPELAGTNERAQTAQASMREVAVAAEGDDDLAPPAAHAE encoded by the coding sequence ATGAACTGGATCGACAATTTCGTCCGCCCCAAAATCCGCTCCTTCCTGTCCAACAAGCGGGATACGCCCGAAAATTTGTGGGTGAAGGACCCGGAATCGGGCGAGATGGTCTTTTATCGGGACCTCGAGGCCAATCAGTGGGTGGTGCCGAATTCCGGCTATCACATGAAGATCAAGCCGACGGATCGGCTGAAGACCTTCCTCGATGACGGCGCCTATGATTTGATCCCGGTTGCGTCCGTACCGGTCGATCCGCTCAAATTCCGCGACCAGAAGCGCTATACCGACCGGTTGAAGGAAAACCGCGCCAAGACCGGCTTTGAGGACAGCGTCATCGTGGCTGTCGGCAGACTCTATGAGCGCGACATCACAGTCGCGATCCAGGATTTCGACTTCATGGGTGGATCGCTCGGCATGGCAGCCGGGCAGGGGATCATCACCGGGCTGGAAACCGCCGTTGAGCGCAAGACGCCTTTCGTGCTCTTCGTGTCGTCCGGCGGCGCGCGCATGCAGGAAGGCGTACTCAGCCTGATGCAGATGCCGCGCACCACGGTTGCGGTGCTGCGCCTGCGCGAAGCTGGCCTGCCCTTCTTCGTGGTGTTGACCAATCCGACCACGGGCGGCGTTACCGCTTCCTATGCCATGCTCGGCGACGTGCATCTCGCCGAGCCGGGCGCTCTCATCGGCTTTGCCGGCCAGCGTGTGATCGAACAGACGATCCGCGAAAAGCTGCCAAAGGGCTTCCAGCGCTCCGAATATCTCTATGAGCACGGCATGGTCGACATGGTGGTGCACCGGCACAATCTGCGCTCCACCATCGGCTCGCTGGCGAGCATCCTGACCCGCGGCCCAGAACACCCCGAGCTGGCTGGGACGAACGAGCGTGCCCAGACCGCACAGGCGAGCATGCGCGAGGTAGCTGTGGCCGCAGAAGGCGACGACGATCTCGCTCCGCCAGCAGCCCACGCCGAATAA